A portion of the Parasedimentitalea marina genome contains these proteins:
- a CDS encoding MBL fold metallo-hydrolase, whose translation MQAPDDFNPVAGVAFELEPGLRRIVAPNPSPMTYRGTNTYLIGETSLAVIDPGPALPAHLDAILAAVGSGQIISHIIVTHSHLDHSPLAAELSQRTGAPIYAFGNATAGRSTIMAELTATGLVGGGEGIDTAFRPDIIVEDGEMITGDGWTLEVIHTPGHLGNHIALAWGDACFTADHVMGWASSLVSPPDGDLTDFMTSCHRLRARQWRVFHPGHGAPVTDPSARLDWLIAHRTSREQAILEELAQSPATAHQLAQRIYTTTPQSLLPAAERNILAHLIDLFGKFQVAPIGKLTADVAFRRLP comes from the coding sequence ATGCAGGCTCCTGATGATTTCAACCCGGTCGCCGGAGTCGCGTTTGAGCTGGAGCCGGGGCTGCGGCGTATTGTGGCGCCAAACCCCTCGCCGATGACCTATCGTGGCACCAACACCTATTTGATTGGCGAAACATCCCTGGCCGTGATCGATCCTGGCCCTGCCCTGCCAGCGCATCTTGATGCAATTCTGGCGGCCGTTGGTTCTGGCCAAATTATTTCACATATCATTGTTACACACAGTCACCTCGACCATTCCCCATTGGCCGCCGAGCTGAGCCAGCGCACAGGCGCACCGATCTACGCTTTCGGAAACGCAACAGCCGGGCGCAGTACCATCATGGCGGAGCTTACCGCGACGGGGCTGGTGGGCGGTGGTGAAGGCATAGACACCGCGTTCAGGCCGGACATCATCGTCGAAGACGGCGAAATGATCACTGGCGACGGCTGGACGCTAGAAGTTATTCACACCCCCGGTCACTTGGGCAATCACATCGCATTGGCCTGGGGTGATGCCTGTTTTACCGCAGACCACGTCATGGGTTGGGCCAGCTCGCTGGTGTCTCCGCCTGACGGCGATCTGACGGACTTTATGACGTCGTGCCACCGCCTGCGCGCCAGACAATGGCGGGTGTTTCATCCCGGCCACGGCGCACCGGTCACCGATCCCTCGGCGCGGCTTGATTGGCTGATTGCCCACCGAACCTCCCGCGAGCAAGCCATCCTAGAAGAACTGGCGCAGTCCCCGGCCACAGCGCATCAACTGGCACAACGGATATACACCACAACACCCCAGTCACTGCTGCCCGCCGCCGAACGCAACATTCTTGCACATCTCATTGATCTATTTGGGAAGTTTCAGGTTGCACCCATCGGAAAACTAACTGCCGATGTCGCGTTTCGACGCCTCCCGTAG
- a CDS encoding GFA family protein: MIKGSCLCGDIHFETGAEPKGASMCHCSQCRKQSGGIWSSAYVADSDLTITGPVSWYAASDLAKRGSCPRCGSYLFWKAHDEDTTSFALGAVDGSTRLKITKHIFVASKGDYYDIADTVPQQD, translated from the coding sequence ATGATCAAAGGGTCCTGCCTTTGCGGCGACATCCATTTTGAAACCGGGGCCGAGCCAAAGGGTGCTTCGATGTGCCACTGTAGCCAATGCCGCAAACAATCGGGTGGCATCTGGTCCTCGGCCTATGTTGCCGACAGTGACTTAACGATCACGGGCCCGGTCAGCTGGTACGCCGCCAGCGATCTGGCCAAACGCGGCAGTTGCCCACGCTGCGGGTCTTATCTGTTCTGGAAGGCCCACGATGAAGACACCACCAGTTTCGCGCTGGGCGCCGTCGATGGTTCCACCAGGTTAAAGATTACCAAACACATCTTCGTCGCCTCCAAAGGTGACTATTACGACATCGCGGACACTGTCCCGCAACAAGACTAA
- a CDS encoding FAS1-like dehydratase domain-containing protein: MSETIAAFPSTALAATLDRDDPAYTDGTALPPLWHWLHFLSIHKLEDSGYDGHAALGGFLPPVPLPRRMWAGSRLKWLAPMRIGRALRKVSTVVSVDHKAGRSGNLVFVKVRHQLFDGDVLGIEEEHDIVYRAKPEPGSAAPAPSQAPDYSVFSRTISPDPVLLFRYSALTFNGHRIHYDKPFCTSSDGYPGLVVHGPLLATLMLDLLRRERPQAVVTAFDFRALAPVFDTHDFSVHGQPGDNGTVKLWVRRHDGALAMTATASVKDTI; the protein is encoded by the coding sequence ATGAGCGAGACCATCGCGGCTTTTCCGTCGACCGCGCTGGCAGCGACACTGGATCGTGACGATCCCGCCTATACAGATGGAACCGCCTTGCCACCGCTGTGGCACTGGCTGCATTTTCTATCGATCCACAAGCTCGAGGATTCGGGGTATGATGGTCACGCCGCGCTGGGTGGGTTTTTGCCACCGGTGCCACTGCCACGTCGGATGTGGGCCGGAAGCCGCCTGAAGTGGTTGGCGCCTATGCGGATTGGACGTGCCTTGCGCAAGGTTTCGACCGTTGTCTCGGTGGATCACAAGGCAGGGCGCAGTGGTAATTTGGTCTTTGTGAAGGTCCGTCATCAGTTGTTTGACGGCGATGTGCTGGGCATAGAGGAAGAGCATGACATCGTTTACCGTGCCAAGCCCGAGCCAGGTTCAGCCGCGCCTGCGCCATCGCAAGCCCCTGACTATAGTGTCTTTTCAAGAACCATTTCACCAGACCCTGTACTGCTGTTTCGTTATTCTGCCCTGACCTTTAACGGCCATCGCATTCATTATGATAAGCCATTCTGCACCAGTTCCGATGGCTATCCCGGCCTTGTTGTGCACGGCCCGCTTTTGGCGACACTAATGCTGGATCTGTTGCGGCGCGAAAGGCCTCAGGCCGTCGTCACAGCATTTGATTTTCGCGCGTTAGCACCGGTGTTTGATACCCATGACTTTTCCGTCCACGGTCAGCCCGGCGACAATGGCACCGTAAAACTTTGGGTCCGCCGCCATGACGGTGCGCTGGCAATGACCGCAACTGCCTCCGTAAAGGATACTATATGA
- a CDS encoding ATP-binding protein codes for MFFPWLKRYMPRSLYGRAALIMMLPIVVLQLVVSIAFIQRHLQDVTAQMTSTILRELEMISEFGADSPTQDAMLKKTAPLLAPLRMKMRFLDAAELPVQDELAWNEFSGRVVRDTLRKNFAPVLAVQFPDNRQVKLIFANKLGPVEVSFNRRRVTAAAPHQLIVTMLFFGVFMTTISILYMRNQLRPIKLLADAAQAFGRGRTVVYKPRGATEVRIAGSAFLDMRARIERQIEQRTLMLSGVSHDLRTPLTRMKLGLALLDEEDAEPLMQDVDEMRQLLDAFLDFSRGVSTSSPEKTDPQEMVSSIVENWRREGKDVMLGEISSQGTVMLRAGAMRRAIDNLVSNAVRYGSRARVSVTLTERSLRIRVEDDGPGIPQDQYNEAMRPFTRLDPSRNQDLGSGVGLGLAIVADIARAHGGALRLGKSGDLGGLQADIVIGR; via the coding sequence ATGTTCTTCCCTTGGCTCAAACGTTATATGCCACGCAGTCTGTATGGGCGCGCCGCCTTGATCATGATGTTGCCCATTGTGGTGCTTCAACTGGTGGTTTCCATTGCATTCATTCAACGGCATTTGCAGGACGTCACCGCGCAGATGACCAGTACGATTCTGCGTGAATTGGAAATGATCTCAGAGTTTGGAGCGGACAGTCCAACCCAAGATGCCATGTTAAAGAAAACGGCACCCTTATTGGCGCCCTTGAGAATGAAGATGCGCTTTCTGGATGCGGCGGAATTGCCGGTGCAGGATGAATTGGCCTGGAATGAATTCTCGGGACGGGTGGTTCGCGATACTCTGCGCAAAAATTTCGCGCCAGTCTTAGCGGTGCAGTTTCCAGATAACCGGCAAGTCAAATTGATTTTTGCAAATAAACTGGGGCCTGTGGAAGTCAGCTTTAATCGACGGCGTGTTACTGCGGCAGCTCCCCACCAGCTTATTGTGACCATGTTGTTTTTTGGCGTGTTTATGACGACGATCAGCATTCTTTACATGCGCAATCAATTGCGCCCAATCAAGCTGTTAGCGGATGCTGCACAGGCGTTTGGGCGCGGGCGTACGGTCGTGTATAAACCAAGGGGTGCCACCGAAGTCAGGATCGCCGGAAGCGCGTTTCTGGATATGAGAGCCCGCATTGAACGTCAGATCGAGCAACGGACCTTAATGTTGTCTGGTGTCAGTCATGATCTTCGTACGCCGCTGACCCGGATGAAACTGGGCTTGGCACTGCTGGACGAAGAGGATGCCGAGCCGCTGATGCAAGATGTTGATGAAATGCGCCAACTGTTGGACGCTTTTCTTGATTTCTCGCGTGGCGTATCAACCAGCTCGCCGGAGAAAACGGATCCTCAGGAAATGGTTAGTTCGATTGTTGAAAATTGGCGCCGTGAGGGCAAGGATGTGATGTTGGGTGAAATAAGCAGTCAGGGCACAGTGATGTTGCGCGCTGGAGCCATGCGCCGGGCCATTGATAATCTGGTGTCGAATGCGGTGCGATATGGCAGCCGGGCGCGGGTGTCGGTGACACTGACAGAGCGGTCGTTGCGCATCCGCGTTGAGGATGACGGCCCCGGTATTCCGCAAGATCAGTACAATGAGGCCATGCGGCCCTTTACCCGATTGGACCCCTCACGCAACCAAGACCTGGGGTCTGGGGTTGGTTTGGGGTTGGCTATTGTGGCCGATATCGCGCGTGCGCATGGCGGGGCTTTGCGGTTGGGCAAAAGTGGTGATCTGGGCGGACTGCAGGCCGATATCGTTATTGGCAGGTAA
- a CDS encoding acyl-CoA dehydrogenase family protein: protein MTDPHQDLRDALRALCAEFPPEYHRKVDEDKAYPEGFVDKLTSEGWMAALIPEEYGGSGLGLVEASIIMEEINRSGGNAGACHGQMYNMNTLLRHGSQAQKQRYLPKIASGELRLQSMAVTEPTTGTDTTKIKTTAVKKGDTYVINGQKVWISRVQHSDLMILLARTTPLPEVTRKSEGMSIFVVDIKAAIGNGMEVKPISNMVNHETNELFFDNLEIPVENLIGEEGQGFRYILDGLNAERTLIAAECIGDGFWFLDKVTAYAKERTVFGRPIGQNQGVQFPIAEAKIELEAANLMRWEACRLFDAHEPCGEQANMAKYLAAKASWEAANACLQFHGGFGFATEYDVERKFRETRLYQVAPISTNLILSYVAEHVLGLPRSF, encoded by the coding sequence ATGACCGACCCTCATCAGGACCTGCGCGATGCCTTGCGTGCTTTGTGTGCAGAATTTCCGCCGGAATACCATCGCAAGGTGGATGAGGACAAAGCCTATCCAGAGGGTTTTGTGGACAAGCTGACCTCTGAGGGATGGATGGCGGCGCTGATCCCCGAGGAATATGGCGGTTCAGGGTTGGGACTGGTTGAGGCCTCGATCATCATGGAAGAGATCAACCGGTCGGGTGGCAATGCCGGTGCCTGTCACGGTCAGATGTACAATATGAACACCCTGCTGCGGCACGGATCACAGGCCCAGAAACAGCGGTACCTGCCTAAAATTGCCAGTGGTGAACTGCGTTTGCAGTCGATGGCGGTGACCGAGCCGACGACGGGGACTGACACCACCAAGATCAAGACCACCGCCGTAAAGAAGGGCGACACATATGTCATCAACGGCCAGAAGGTCTGGATCAGCCGGGTGCAGCACTCGGACCTGATGATCCTGTTGGCCCGCACCACGCCGCTACCCGAAGTCACACGCAAATCCGAGGGGATGTCGATCTTTGTGGTCGATATCAAGGCGGCGATTGGCAACGGCATGGAGGTCAAGCCGATCTCAAATATGGTCAACCACGAAACCAACGAGCTGTTCTTTGACAACCTTGAGATCCCGGTCGAAAATCTGATCGGCGAAGAGGGGCAGGGGTTTCGCTACATTCTGGACGGGTTGAACGCCGAGCGCACCTTGATTGCGGCGGAATGCATCGGAGACGGGTTCTGGTTTCTCGACAAGGTCACCGCCTATGCCAAGGAACGCACGGTGTTTGGCCGACCTATTGGCCAGAACCAGGGGGTACAGTTTCCCATCGCAGAGGCCAAAATTGAACTGGAGGCCGCCAACCTGATGCGCTGGGAGGCCTGTCGGCTGTTCGATGCCCATGAACCCTGTGGCGAGCAGGCCAATATGGCCAAATACCTTGCGGCCAAGGCCAGTTGGGAAGCGGCAAATGCCTGTTTGCAATTCCACGGTGGGTTCGGATTTGCGACGGAATACGATGTGGAACGCAAGTTCCGCGAAACACGCCTGTATCAGGTGGCGCCGATTTCCACCAACCTGATCCTGTCTTATGTGGCCGAGCACGTGCTTGGCCTGCCGAGGTCATTTTAA
- a CDS encoding GcvT family protein, protein MSDFPTKARVVIIGGGVIGTSSLYHLAKKGWSDCVLLEKNELTAGSTWHAAGNVPTFSTSWSIMNMQRYSTELYSKLGDEVDYPMNYHVTGSIRLAHSKERMQEFERAASMGRYQGMDIEILTPEQTKERYPFLETHDMAGALYDPHDGDIDPAQLTQALAKGARDLGAKILRFCPATGVTQHEDGTWTVHTDKGNIDCDYVVNAAGYYAQRVGDWFTPYGGRKVPMMVMSHQYLLSEEVPEIEAWSKANGGKKLPLLRDVDVSYYLRQEKHGFNLGPYEPNCRAHWETPEDPMPEDFSFQLWNDDLDRIEDIMMDAMERVPALGTAGVSRVINGPIPYAPDGLPLLGPMPGVKNAFEACVFTFGIAQGGGAGKVLAEWIVDGQTEWDMWACDPRRYTDYTDHDYCVKKGMEVYGNEYAMHFPHHEWPAARDKKVSAVHATVKELGGVMGAYNGWERANWFAQDGDDTSDEATHTWGRSGPWQQRIMEECEAVRDGVGVLDLPGFSRFNLSGEGAAEFLRGLVAGGLPKIGRMNLVYIADTRGRILTEMSCIRHGEDHFTMITAGTAQWHDFEILRNALPDGLSLSDHTTEFGTMIVTGPKSRELFAGLSDADLSLGWLTHQTATVAGQSAFLARVSFAGELGWEVHCANADQPAIYAAILAAGAKPFGMYALNSLRIEKGYRTWKGDLTSDYSLLEGGLGRFVKLDKPQDFPGKAAIQAEKQQGVKKGFVTLIVDAGTADAPYMSCIWKDGEIIGEVTSGDWGYRVNASIALGMVRADMAVPGTELEVEIYGVKCRAVVQDDQPIWDPTNERLRA, encoded by the coding sequence ATGTCTGATTTCCCAACCAAAGCTCGCGTCGTGATCATCGGCGGCGGTGTCATTGGCACCTCATCCCTGTACCATCTGGCCAAAAAGGGCTGGAGCGATTGTGTCCTGCTGGAAAAGAACGAACTGACAGCGGGATCCACCTGGCACGCGGCTGGCAATGTACCGACGTTTTCGACCTCGTGGTCGATCATGAACATGCAGCGCTATTCAACCGAGCTGTATTCAAAGCTGGGCGACGAGGTTGATTACCCGATGAACTATCATGTGACCGGCTCGATCCGCCTGGCGCATAGCAAGGAACGGATGCAGGAGTTTGAGCGGGCCGCATCCATGGGCCGGTATCAGGGTATGGATATCGAGATTCTGACGCCCGAGCAGACCAAAGAGCGTTATCCCTTTCTGGAAACCCATGACATGGCCGGGGCTCTGTATGACCCCCATGATGGCGACATCGACCCGGCCCAGCTGACCCAGGCCCTGGCCAAGGGTGCCCGTGACCTTGGCGCCAAGATCCTGCGCTTTTGCCCGGCAACCGGCGTCACCCAGCACGAGGATGGCACCTGGACCGTGCACACCGACAAGGGCAACATTGACTGTGACTATGTGGTCAACGCAGCCGGATATTACGCACAGCGCGTGGGTGACTGGTTCACGCCTTATGGCGGTCGCAAGGTCCCGATGATGGTGATGAGCCACCAATACCTGCTCTCCGAAGAAGTGCCCGAGATCGAGGCCTGGTCCAAGGCCAATGGCGGCAAAAAACTGCCCCTGCTGCGCGATGTGGATGTGTCCTATTACCTGCGTCAGGAAAAGCACGGGTTCAACCTTGGCCCGTATGAGCCGAACTGCCGTGCCCATTGGGAGACCCCTGAAGACCCCATGCCCGAGGATTTCTCGTTTCAACTGTGGAACGATGACCTGGACCGGATCGAAGACATCATGATGGACGCCATGGAGCGGGTTCCCGCCCTGGGTACGGCCGGTGTCAGCCGGGTGATCAACGGGCCGATTCCCTATGCGCCGGATGGCCTGCCGCTGCTTGGCCCAATGCCCGGTGTCAAAAACGCGTTTGAGGCCTGCGTGTTCACCTTTGGCATCGCCCAGGGCGGCGGCGCTGGCAAGGTGCTGGCCGAATGGATCGTTGATGGTCAGACCGAATGGGACATGTGGGCCTGCGATCCGCGGCGTTACACCGATTACACCGACCATGATTACTGTGTGAAAAAAGGCATGGAGGTGTACGGCAACGAATACGCCATGCATTTTCCGCACCACGAATGGCCCGCCGCACGCGACAAAAAAGTTAGTGCAGTACATGCAACAGTCAAGGAGCTGGGCGGCGTGATGGGCGCCTATAACGGCTGGGAACGGGCCAACTGGTTTGCCCAGGACGGCGATGACACCTCTGACGAGGCAACCCACACCTGGGGACGGTCAGGCCCCTGGCAACAGCGCATCATGGAAGAATGCGAGGCGGTGCGCGACGGTGTCGGTGTGCTCGATCTGCCCGGGTTCTCGCGCTTCAACCTTAGCGGCGAAGGGGCTGCTGAATTCCTGCGCGGCCTGGTCGCTGGCGGGTTGCCCAAAATTGGACGGATGAATCTGGTCTATATTGCGGACACGCGTGGCCGCATCCTGACTGAAATGTCCTGTATCCGACACGGCGAGGATCACTTTACCATGATCACCGCAGGCACCGCACAGTGGCATGACTTTGAAATCCTGCGGAATGCCCTGCCGGACGGTCTGTCCCTGAGTGATCACACCACTGAATTCGGCACGATGATCGTCACCGGCCCCAAGTCGCGCGAGCTGTTTGCCGGACTGTCTGATGCGGACCTGTCGCTGGGCTGGCTGACCCATCAAACCGCCACTGTCGCGGGTCAATCTGCCTTTCTGGCGCGGGTGTCCTTTGCCGGTGAACTGGGCTGGGAAGTCCACTGTGCCAATGCGGACCAACCTGCAATCTACGCGGCGATCCTTGCGGCCGGTGCCAAACCATTTGGCATGTATGCGCTGAACTCGCTGCGGATCGAAAAGGGCTACCGCACTTGGAAAGGTGATCTGACCAGTGATTACTCTCTGCTCGAAGGCGGATTGGGTCGGTTTGTCAAACTGGACAAGCCGCAGGACTTCCCCGGCAAGGCTGCAATTCAGGCCGAGAAACAGCAGGGCGTCAAAAAGGGCTTTGTCACGTTAATCGTTGATGCCGGAACGGCAGACGCGCCTTATATGTCCTGTATCTGGAAAGACGGCGAGATCATCGGCGAGGTCACCAGTGGCGATTGGGGTTACCGGGTAAACGCCTCGATTGCGCTGGGCATGGTGCGTGCTGATATGGCAGTGCCGGGCACTGAACTGGAGGTTGAAATCTACGGCGTTAAATGCCGCGCTGTGGTCCAAGACGATCAACCGATCTGGGATCCGACAAACGAGCGGCTGCGGGCCTAA
- a CDS encoding DUF2092 domain-containing protein, with protein MTVFCKHYVSLCCAAALTAVAGAFPAMGQTEAAPPPTEPPTVSLDPQAIDILTSASQYLAGQDVLSMDWFVSFDVVVDGREKITYMRNGANLLQRGVGFYGYSEFGGETREFFFDGTKFQIFDVEENAYVSAAITSDFDTLADRIGETYDIRLPIWQVMSASPRGELLDRATAAAYLGTTRIAGREAHHLAFSNYETDWQIWISTDVDQPELMMIVGTDPYTQGWPQYRAYFTNWNFAPDVPEGVFTFVPDEDADLMAWPKPEDVSILGGRN; from the coding sequence ATGACAGTTTTTTGTAAGCACTATGTGTCGTTGTGTTGTGCAGCGGCACTGACCGCAGTTGCCGGGGCCTTTCCAGCTATGGGTCAAACCGAAGCTGCACCACCACCGACAGAGCCCCCAACGGTGTCTCTGGATCCGCAGGCCATAGATATTTTGACATCGGCGTCGCAATATCTTGCTGGGCAGGATGTTCTGTCGATGGATTGGTTTGTGTCTTTTGACGTAGTGGTCGATGGGCGTGAAAAAATCACCTATATGCGCAATGGGGCAAATCTGTTGCAGCGTGGGGTCGGGTTTTACGGATATTCCGAATTTGGCGGTGAAACGCGCGAGTTCTTTTTTGACGGGACGAAGTTCCAGATCTTTGACGTCGAGGAAAACGCCTATGTGTCTGCCGCGATCACCAGCGATTTTGATACATTAGCGGACCGGATAGGCGAGACCTATGATATCCGGCTGCCGATATGGCAGGTGATGAGTGCCTCGCCACGGGGCGAACTGCTGGATCGGGCAACTGCTGCGGCCTATCTGGGAACCACCAGGATCGCCGGGCGTGAGGCGCATCATCTGGCCTTTTCCAACTATGAAACGGATTGGCAGATCTGGATATCAACAGACGTTGATCAGCCCGAGCTGATGATGATCGTTGGCACTGATCCTTATACTCAGGGCTGGCCGCAATACCGGGCTTATTTCACCAATTGGAATTTTGCTCCTGACGTTCCAGAGGGTGTGTTTACATTTGTTCCGGATGAGGATGCTGATCTGATGGCCTGGCCAAAACCAGAGGATGTTAGCATTCTGGGGGGACGTAACTAA
- a CDS encoding CaiB/BaiF CoA transferase family protein gives MRPLDGITVVSLEHAIAAPFATRQLADLGARVIKVERPAVGDFARSYDSRVNGLASHFVWTNRSKESLTLDLKHPEAGAILRKLLRDADVLVQNLAPGAAARLGLSRDALKADNPGLIVCNISGYGEDGPDKDRKAYDLLIQAEAGFLSVTGDDQTPSKAGISIADIAAGMYAYTNILAAVIQRGKTGEGASIDVSMLEAMAEWMSFPMYYAYDGAPPPARNGGSHATIYPYGPFAAGDGAVVMLGLQNEREWHAFCETVLMDTGLASDPRFSSNARRAENKEELRALILSVFAKMNGEKVIERLDAAGIANARMNDMAGLWAHPQLEARNRWSEVASAAGPIPTLLPPGRSDAFAPRLDPVPQLGEHSRAILAELDVEPDVIAMLEQDGGI, from the coding sequence ATGCGGCCTCTGGATGGTATCACGGTTGTGTCGCTGGAACATGCGATTGCGGCGCCCTTTGCGACCCGTCAGCTGGCCGACCTCGGCGCGCGGGTAATCAAGGTGGAACGCCCCGCGGTTGGCGATTTCGCCCGCTCGTATGACAGTCGTGTCAATGGGTTGGCTTCGCATTTTGTTTGGACCAACCGATCCAAGGAAAGCCTGACACTGGATTTGAAACATCCCGAAGCCGGTGCAATTCTGCGCAAGCTTTTACGAGATGCAGATGTCCTGGTTCAAAACCTGGCACCGGGTGCTGCGGCGCGCTTGGGCCTGTCACGTGACGCGCTAAAGGCGGATAATCCCGGACTGATCGTCTGCAACATCTCAGGCTACGGCGAAGACGGACCGGATAAGGACCGCAAGGCCTATGATCTTTTGATCCAGGCCGAGGCGGGCTTTTTGTCGGTGACAGGCGATGACCAGACACCATCCAAGGCGGGTATTTCCATCGCAGATATTGCCGCAGGCATGTATGCCTATACCAATATTCTTGCGGCAGTGATCCAGCGCGGCAAGACCGGCGAGGGGGCCTCAATCGACGTGTCGATGCTGGAGGCAATGGCCGAATGGATGAGCTTTCCAATGTACTATGCCTATGACGGGGCGCCACCGCCGGCCCGCAATGGCGGCAGCCACGCGACGATCTATCCCTATGGCCCCTTTGCGGCGGGAGATGGTGCGGTGGTGATGCTGGGGCTTCAAAATGAACGTGAGTGGCATGCATTTTGCGAAACCGTACTGATGGACACCGGGCTTGCCAGTGACCCACGCTTTTCCTCCAATGCACGGCGTGCAGAGAACAAAGAGGAGCTGCGTGCCCTTATCCTGTCGGTCTTTGCGAAGATGAATGGTGAGAAGGTGATTGAAAGGTTGGATGCTGCCGGGATCGCCAATGCGCGCATGAATGATATGGCGGGCCTATGGGCGCATCCACAGCTTGAGGCGCGCAACCGCTGGAGCGAAGTTGCCAGTGCAGCCGGGCCGATCCCCACACTTTTGCCGCCAGGTCGCAGTGATGCCTTTGCACCGCGTCTGGACCCGGTGCCACAACTGGGCGAACACAGCCGGGCCATCCTGGCCGAACTGGACGTGGAACCAGATGTGATTGCAATGCTAGAACAGGATGGTGGGATATGA
- a CDS encoding peptidoglycan-binding domain-containing protein — MVYATSLPENSECEKITEDGETLYACDGVLYRSTYYEDEKVYEIVSDPPADEGQPQSVVGMGLTDPFTRGETVKELQNRLVGAGYDVGGVDGVFGSGTETAVMWLQYDNGIESTGVIDPPTAQLLGYDVPGAQAPATPPAAPDPEAAVPADPATDAEAEAPANPAPATDTGAAVPAGPSPATDADDASVEPEN; from the coding sequence TTGGTCTATGCAACTTCGCTGCCTGAAAACTCCGAGTGTGAGAAGATCACAGAGGATGGTGAAACGCTCTATGCCTGCGACGGTGTCTTGTACCGGTCAACCTACTATGAGGATGAAAAGGTCTACGAAATTGTATCGGACCCGCCTGCGGACGAGGGCCAGCCACAGTCGGTTGTCGGCATGGGGCTGACCGATCCCTTTACCCGCGGCGAAACGGTGAAAGAGCTGCAAAATCGTCTTGTTGGCGCCGGCTATGATGTGGGCGGCGTTGATGGGGTGTTTGGCAGCGGTACGGAAACGGCTGTGATGTGGTTGCAGTATGACAATGGGATCGAGTCTACTGGCGTGATTGATCCACCCACTGCGCAACTGTTGGGTTATGATGTGCCAGGTGCGCAAGCCCCTGCGACCCCGCCGGCGGCCCCTGATCCTGAGGCAGCAGTACCTGCTGATCCGGCCACGGATGCCGAGGCAGAAGCACCTGCTAATCCAGCTCCGGCAACGGACACCGGGGCTGCGGTGCCTGCCGGCCCTTCGCCTGCCACTGATGCAGATGATGCTTCGGTCGAACCGGAGAATTAA
- a CDS encoding fatty acid desaturase, which produces MDHKTFLSTLSPTQRETLTARSDVKGIMHLVGHWGAIVLCSSLIVQSAPVWQLVLIVQGVLLVFLFTLLHETSHKTPFRSGWINDVVGHVCGFLLLLPATWFRYFHFAHHRFTQIPGKDPELEAPKPTTWAQYISHISGIPVWISHIKTLLRNALGQQQYAYVPKARVNQITKEARVYLLGYAILFSVSVWQSTPVLFFVWLLPMLLGQPFLRLYLLAEHGRCPAVVDMFKNTRTTFTNRLVRAIAWNMPYHTEHHSYPSVPFHRLPDLHRLIEPHLSVTASSYTAFNKDYILESVKSSKS; this is translated from the coding sequence ATGGATCACAAAACATTTCTTTCTACCCTTAGCCCGACCCAACGTGAGACCCTGACGGCGCGCAGCGACGTCAAGGGCATAATGCATTTGGTGGGACACTGGGGCGCAATCGTCCTTTGCAGCAGCCTAATTGTTCAGTCTGCTCCCGTCTGGCAGTTGGTTCTGATCGTCCAGGGTGTTTTATTGGTCTTTTTGTTCACCCTTTTGCATGAAACCAGCCACAAAACACCCTTCAGGAGTGGCTGGATCAATGATGTGGTCGGGCATGTATGTGGGTTCCTATTGTTGCTCCCTGCAACATGGTTTCGGTACTTCCACTTTGCACACCATCGTTTCACCCAAATACCCGGCAAGGACCCCGAACTCGAAGCGCCAAAGCCGACCACTTGGGCTCAGTATATATCCCACATCTCAGGTATTCCCGTCTGGATCAGCCACATAAAAACACTGTTGCGAAACGCACTGGGGCAACAACAGTATGCCTATGTACCCAAGGCGCGGGTGAACCAGATTACAAAAGAAGCGCGTGTATATCTGCTTGGATATGCCATTTTATTCTCGGTAAGCGTTTGGCAATCCACACCGGTTCTGTTTTTTGTTTGGCTGTTACCGATGCTGCTTGGCCAGCCATTTTTGCGTCTCTATTTACTGGCAGAACACGGGCGCTGCCCTGCCGTTGTTGATATGTTTAAAAACACCCGGACCACGTTTACAAACAGGCTGGTGCGGGCAATCGCCTGGAACATGCCCTACCATACGGAACACCACAGCTATCCGTCCGTGCCATTCCACAGGCTGCCTGACCTGCACCGCCTTATTGAGCCACATCTTTCAGTCACCGCGAGCAGTTACACAGCTTTCAACAAGGACTACATCTTGGAGTCTGTGAAGTCATCAAAATCGTAA
- a CDS encoding LysR family transcriptional regulator produces the protein MKSFHFHTDYHGDIENPTVLIVMEIARSVCALQTFKAAARHESLALATDELDLSSAVISQLIRGLKTRLGDSFD, from the coding sequence ATGAAATCGTTTCATTTCCATACCGATTATCATGGAGATATTGAAAATCCGACCGTCCTAATAGTGATGGAAATAGCCCGTTCTGTGTGCGCGCTGCAAACGTTCAAGGCAGCCGCCCGTCACGAAAGTCTGGCACTGGCAACAGATGAACTGGATCTATCTTCTGCCGTCATCAGCCAATTGATACGAGGCCTGAAGACAAGATTGGGCGACAGCTTTGATTAG